The window GTGAATCCGGACCGCGGGGTGTAGGTCAGGTTCGGAGCCGTGCCGCCGAGCGATCCGTTTGCCGGTGGAGTGACGATCGCGAAGGTCAGCGGACTGCCTTCCACATCGGTGCCGGCGAGGACCACGGCCACCGGGTTGCCGGGGGTGGTCGTCAGGGTTCGTGGCACGGCCACCGGCGCGTCATTCACGGGAGTGACCGTGATGCTGACCGTGGCATTCGCCGAATTCGCGGTGCCATCGCTGACGCGGAAGGTGAAGCTGACCGTCCCGTTGAAATTCGTGGCCGGGGTGTAGGTGAGATTCGGCGCGGTACCGGAAAGCGTCCCGCTCCCCGGCTGGCTGACCACGGTGTAGGTCAGCGAGCTTCCCTCGATGTCCGTCCCTGTCAGCCGGATCGAAAGCGGCGTGTCCTCCGCCACCGTGAGACTCTGCCCGTTCGCGACGGGTGCATCATTCACCGGCGAGATCGTGATATTCACCATCGCCGGTGCGGAGGTGGCCGACCCATCGCTCACCCGGTAGCTGAAGCTGTCGCTTCCATTGACGTTCGCCGCGGGCCGGTAGGTCAGGTTCGGCGGCGTGCCGCTGAGGGCCCCCTTCGTCGGCTCGGAAACGATTTCGTAGCGAAGGGAATCCCCGTCCACGTCGGTGCCGGTCAGCGTGATCGCCACCTGGCCGTCTTCCGGCACGGTCAGGGATTTCGCGCCCGCCACAGGAGGATCGTTCACCGGGGTGATCTCGATGCTGACGGTCGCGATACCCGAATCCAGCGCGCCGTCGCTCACCCGGTAGGTGAAGCTGTCGCTGCCGTTCGCATTCGCCGCGGGTCGGTAGGTCAGGTTCGGAGCGGTGCCGCTGAGGGTTCCCTTCGACGGCCCGGCGACGATGGCATACGACAAGGTGTCTCCCTCGGCGTCCGTCCCGGAGAGGGTGACGGAAGCCTGTCCGTCTTCCACCAGCGAGAGCGAAAACGACCCGGCCGACGGCGCGGTATTCGGCAATCCCGGCACGGTATAGGTCACCTCCGAGGACGGAGCGCTGGTTTGTCCGGCGGCATTGTAGGCCACCACCGTGAAATAGTAAGTTGTCCCCTGATGCAGCCCCGTCGCGGTCGCGGAAGTAGTTACCCCGGCATCCATGGAGCTCGTATAGCTCCCGGGCGTTGTCCCGTATTGCAGGCGGTATCCTGCGATATCCGCTTCCGGATTCCGGTCCCAGGCCAAGGATACGGTATTACTCCCGGCTGAAAAGGCACTACCGGCAAGACAAAATGCCGCAACAAGGATAGCGGCGAGGGATTTCAGTAAATATCGGCTTGGGGGATACTCAGAATGTTTATTGGCGCTGAACAAATGGTTCATCGTTCTGGCGATACGGGTTTGGTTTCACATGACGTGTCCCTCGCGGGACCCGTGGGGGGCAGGCGAAACACAACCTGAAACGGGAACCTGCAAGGCAGGCGACCCGACGCTCCGGGGGAATCGGAGCAGTCCGGCTGCGATCTCTGAAAGCTGGTGGCGGATTGGCATCCACCCGTTCCACCACCTCAACTGCCGCGGGTACGGCACCCGACTTCCCGGGACGGGAGATCAGGAAAGTGAAGACGATGTTGCCGGGGCTTTTCATGGAACAAGTCCACCGGGTCAAATCTCGTTAGAGACTTCAACCTTTGAGGCACCCTAAAAGATCCGCTTATCTTAACAAGCAAATCTGTAAATAAGATCACCCCACCCCTTCCCCACCAACATCCGAACACGGAGCCTCATTGTGAATAAGACGCCCGTGCGCACATCCGCACCGGAACCATAAAAAGCCCCGGCGCGGTTAGATAAATTACCGGGAACGATTGACCAATTTGGCAGCCGTCGCGGCATCCACCGTGAAGGTGCCCTTGCCGAAATTCTTCAGCGCCTCACCTTCGTTGATCTGATATTCGAAGGCTTTGATCGGCTTCGTACCGTCAATCTCGGACATGAGATAGACCCGGATGGCGAGGGCTTCCTTGCCGGTACCACCTTCGATGGGCTTCACGGTGTAAACCACCGAGTTCGCCCCATCCAGCGCGCCGCCGATGACCACTTCCGCCTCCTTGGCATTCACGAAGCGATGGCGGCTGAATTGGTTCACCTGCATCTCGACCTCGCGTCCGGGGCAAAAGACGTAAACCTTCGCGATGTACTTCGCCGGGCTCACCGAGGCCGCGGTGGGCGGCACGACGCCGGACGCTTGGAAATCGGGCGTCTCCGCCACGTATTTCAGGTCTCCCGCCGCCAACTCCTTGCGCACGTCCGGAAGGCCGGCGAGGTTGACGAAATCCGCTCGGTCGTAGCGCCAGCCGCCGGTATTGACGAATGAGAGCACCAGCACGTTGTCCGTGGGCGTGCCGCCAACGCCGAAGTCTACCTTGCCGAAGAAGGCAGCCTTCGCGGTGGGTCCCTTCTGGGAAAGGTGGATCATTTTCAGCCCGTCCAACGGCGGAGGCGGGGCCGGAAGGTCGAAAAGGGTCGAGGGAAATGCGCGCTTTTCCGAGACGATGCGGTTCCGCATTTCGACCTGGCGGTGCTGGGCGGTGGTCCGTTGCCAGGCCGGGAAGTCCTTGCGCAGCATCGCATTGCGCCAAGTTCCATAGGTCGAGACGAGGGCGCTGCCGGTGTTTGCCCCGGCAGGAGCTTGGGCGAGCGCCGCCGCGGGCAGCAACAGCACGGCAAAAATTGCGAGGATGCGCGTCATCGGTGAAATGGATTGGACAAGCCGACCACGGAGATAACAAATCTTTTCGCACGCCGATTGCCGCTCCCTTTTTCGTTCCCCCCTCGATGAGTCTGCTCCAAAAAATTCCGCTGATCGGCCAGGCCCGCCAGCGGGAAATGCTGAAGTCGGCCACCACCTTCACCTACTCCGAGACGCCGGAGGGGCCGCTGCAGGCGCACTTTTTCACGCCGGATGGATTCGAGCCGGGCGACAAGCGGCCGCTGATCATCTTCCTGCACGGCGGCTTTTGGGAAAGCCCGATGGCCACCCAGTTCGTGCCGCACTGCCTGCACTTCGCCCAACGGGGTTCCGTGACGGTGACGGTGGAAATGCGGGTCGGCTCGGTGCATCGCACCGGACCGGTCGAGGCACTGGAGGACCTGAAGGAATTCCTGAAGTGGGTGAAGACCTACGAACCCCACTTCGGCGTGGACCCGTCGAAGGTGATCCTCGGCGGAGCTGCCGGCGGTGCCTTCACCGCGCTGGCGCTGGCGCTGCCGAAGCTCGGCAAGAACGACGTGGCCCCGGCCTACTCGCCCGCCGCCCTCCTGCTTTTCAGCACGCTGCTCGACCCCATCGTGCGCCCGCTGCTGGACCGCTTCCCGGACCATGCGACGGCCAAGCGGATGAGCCCGGTCAAGTCGGTGCGCCGCAAGGCCCCACCGATGATTCTCTTCCACGGCAAGAAGGACCGCCTCACGCCCTTCGCCACCGCGGAGAAATTCTACAAGTCGATGCGCTGGCGTCGGAACAAGATCGAACTGGTCGAGTATGAGAATGCCGATCACTCGTTCTTCAATTTCAACGTCTCCGACCAGCACTACGAGTGGAGCGTGACTGCCGCGGACCAGTTCCTGGTGGACCTGAAGATCCTCCCGCCGCCGCTGGTGATCGAGGAAGGCGTGGTGGAAGGCAGCGAGTCCTGACGCGACCTCGCGTCCGCCGGAGATTGCCTCGACAATCCCCTGCTCTCGCCAAGGATCGTGCCGTGAGAATCCGCTCCGGCATCCTTTTCCTCGCATCGTTCCACTGCCTCCCACTCTCCGCCGCGGTCGATGGCTTCACGAAGGTGAAATCCTCCGGCGGCGTGACCGAGTACCGCATGGAGGCGAACGGCCTGACCGTCCTGCTCGCGCCCATGGAGCAGGTTCCCGCGGCGACCTTTTCCATCACCTACCGCGTCGGCTCGCGCGACGAGAGCTACGGCACCACCGGCTCGGCGCACCTGCTGGAGCACATGATGTTCAAGGGCACCCCAGCGCACAACAAGGAGGCGGGCAACGGGATCGACCAGACGCTCGAAGGCATCGGCGCGAGCACGAATGCCACCACCTCTTGGGACCGCACGAACTACGCCACCACCCTGCCCGTGGAGCACCTCCCCGTGATCATCGGGCTGGAGGCGGACCGCATGCGGAATCTGCGTCTGCGCGAGGAGGACCGCCGACCGGAGATGCAGGTCGTGATGGATGAGTTCTTCCTCGCGGAAGACGACCCCGTCTCCGCGCTGGACCGCGAGATCTGGGCGACCGCCTACCAGGCGCATCCCTACCACCACTCCGTGCTCGGCTGGCGCTCAGACGTGGAGACCGTGCCGATTTCCAAGCTACGGGAATTCTACGATGCCTACTACTGGCCGGACAATGCCACCGTGACCGTGACCGGCGGATTCCGCGATGAGGACACGGTCCTCCGCGAGATCCAGAGCCGCTTCGGAGCGATCCCGAAAGCTCCGCAGCCCATCCCCGTCGTGCGCAGCAAGGAGCCGCTGCAGACCGGACAGCGTCGTTTTGAAATGAAGCGCGCGGTGGAAAGCGGCGTCGTCACGATCGCCTTCAAGTCCCCCGAAGCCCGCCACCCGGATTTCCCGGCGCTGATGGTGCTCTGCGACATCCTCGCGAACGGGCAGAACAGCCACTTCTACGAAAAGCTCACCGAGACCGGACTGGCCCTCGACACCACCGCCGCACCGATGCCCACCGTGGACCCCTCGCTGCTGCTCATCACCTCGGAGCTCGCGGAGAACGCCACGCACGAGAAGACCGAGCAGGGCATCCGGAAAATCCTCCGCGAGATCATCGACAAGGGCGTGAACGAAACGGAGGTCCGCATCGCGAAGACCCGGCTGCTTGCCCAGGCGGGATTCGATCTCGATGGCACCCACGCGCTGGACGCCGTCCTGACCGAGTCCATCGCCGCCGGGGACTGGACGATCTACCAAACCCGCGGGGAGGCCCTGAAAAAAGTCAGCGCCGCCGATGTCCAGCGCGTTGCCAAGGACTGGCTGCGCGAAGATCGCAGCACGGTCGGCTGGCTCGTGCCGGATGAAGCGGCACCGGCGGCCAAGGCTGCACCGGCACCGGAAGTGGCCGCCGCCGAGATCGCGCCCCTGCTTCTCCCTGAGCCGCCGCCTGCAGCCGAGGCTGAGGGGCATAAGATCGCCTCGCGGGTCGTCCGCGGGACCGTCGCCGGATTGGATCTGGTGGTCTGTCCGTCCGGACACAATGGCGTCGTCCACCTGACCGGATCGCTGCACGTGGGGTCACCGGCGGACCAGCCTGTCGCGTCCTTCGTAGCCGCGATGATCGAGCGCGGCACCTTGAAGCACGACGCCACGAAGATCGGCGAGATGCTGGATGAAACCGGCTCGACTCTCGAATTTGACGTCCGCGACGGCTTCCTCCATTTCACCGGCCGCTGCTTCGCCGACCACCTGCCGCGATTGCTCTCCCTGCTCGCCGAGCAACTCCGCGAGCCGTCTTTCCCGGAAAAGGAAGTCGGACTCATCCGCGACCAGCTTCTCTCTGAGATCGCGCTCAGCCGCTCGAATACCGGCGAGCAGGCAAATCTCGCCTTCAATCGCGCCCTCCACCCCGCCGGGCACGCCGACCGTCTGCCGGATGCCGACGAATCCGCGGCCCGGATCAAGGCGATCCGCCGCGACGACCTGATCGCATTCCACAAGCAGTGGTTCGGCCCGGCCTCCGCCGTGGTGGTCATCACCGGCGATGCACAGCCCGGCGCTTGCCGGGAGCTGGTGGAGAAGTCTTTCGGGGACTGGAGCGGCGGACAACCCGTGCCCACCGGTGAGCCAGCCTCCGCGCCCACCGCACCGCTCGAGGTGAAAGTCCCGCTGCCCGGGAAGGAAAGCGTGCGGGTCATCCTCGGCCAGCCCTGCCAGCTCTCCCCGGGAGACGAGGATGCCCTCGCGCTTTCGCTGGCGTCCGCCGCCCTCGGCGATGGCTTCACCAGCCGGCTCGTCCACACCGTCCGCGATACCGAGGGGCTGACCTACGGGGTGAGATGCCTCCTTTCCACGAAGGCGAAGGGCGACTCCACCTGGCTCATCACGGCATCCTTCTCCCCGGACCTGCAGGAGCGCGGGATCGGCTCGATCCGCCGGGAATTCGTCCGCTGGCATCGAGACGGCATCACCGAAACGGAGTTCCTTTACCGGAAAAGCGCCATGGCGGGCACCTCCCGCGTGGAACTGGCCACCAGCGGCGGGCTGGCGGCCTCCCTGCACGACTGCATCCGCCGCGGGCTCCCGCTGGAGTGGATCGACGAGTATCCGGCCCGTATCGGCGCGCTCACCCGCGAGAAAGTGAACGCCGCGATCCGCAAATATGTGTCTCCCGAGCGAATGCTGGAGGTAAAATGCGGTGATTTGCGATAAAAGCAGGTCCCGCGACGGAACTGTAGGGCACAAATCCTGCTTGGCACTGGCCGGGAGCTGCCTTTTATTCCCCGCCCCGCGGGATACCCCGCACCTGGCACCGGCGCGGATCCGCGGGACAAGGCTCTTCTGCCAAATTCCCTGCGATGAATCCCTACTACCATCCGAGCACGCCGCTGGTCCCCGGTT of the Luteolibacter flavescens genome contains:
- a CDS encoding alpha/beta hydrolase encodes the protein MSLLQKIPLIGQARQREMLKSATTFTYSETPEGPLQAHFFTPDGFEPGDKRPLIIFLHGGFWESPMATQFVPHCLHFAQRGSVTVTVEMRVGSVHRTGPVEALEDLKEFLKWVKTYEPHFGVDPSKVILGGAAGGAFTALALALPKLGKNDVAPAYSPAALLLFSTLLDPIVRPLLDRFPDHATAKRMSPVKSVRRKAPPMILFHGKKDRLTPFATAEKFYKSMRWRRNKIELVEYENADHSFFNFNVSDQHYEWSVTAADQFLVDLKILPPPLVIEEGVVEGSES
- a CDS encoding Ig-like domain-containing protein — protein: MNHLFSANKHSEYPPSRYLLKSLAAILVAAFCLAGSAFSAGSNTVSLAWDRNPEADIAGYRLQYGTTPGSYTSSMDAGVTTSATATGLHQGTTYYFTVVAYNAAGQTSAPSSEVTYTVPGLPNTAPSAGSFSLSLVEDGQASVTLSGTDAEGDTLSYAIVAGPSKGTLSGTAPNLTYRPAANANGSDSFTYRVSDGALDSGIATVSIEITPVNDPPVAGAKSLTVPEDGQVAITLTGTDVDGDSLRYEIVSEPTKGALSGTPPNLTYRPAANVNGSDSFSYRVSDGSATSAPAMVNITISPVNDAPVANGQSLTVAEDTPLSIRLTGTDIEGSSLTYTVVSQPGSGTLSGTAPNLTYTPATNFNGTVSFTFRVSDGTANSANATVSITVTPVNDAPVAVPRTLTTTPGNPVAVVLAGTDVEGSPLTFAIVTPPANGSLGGTAPNLTYTPRSGFTGSDSFTYRANDGALNSAVATVSISVTDTNRAPQAYGKFVTMMKNKSAVVTLSGADADADALTFRIVTPPANGTLTGTAPNFTYTPAAKWVGEDTLTYVVNDGKVDSASATVRLKVKAKNTKPVATARTASANQNTAAQIVVAGSDPDGDNLSFSVVKQPANGTVTGTGPNFIYTPKSGFKGTDRFTFIATDGTAKSAAALVEITVTNPNNRAPVAQSQGFSGPAKKPVALTLRGTDADNDPLTFRVVSPVTGGKLIGKGANLKFKPAANFTGTIFFNYVANDGTVDSAPGTIMVVINPPVAAARSATAKLAEPAQVPALAIQRNATGGLVLAVTGVPGISYMVEHSGDLAAWTDFREVTISASGVTEVALEIPADAKSGYFRLRIPD
- a CDS encoding M16 family metallopeptidase, translated to MRIRSGILFLASFHCLPLSAAVDGFTKVKSSGGVTEYRMEANGLTVLLAPMEQVPAATFSITYRVGSRDESYGTTGSAHLLEHMMFKGTPAHNKEAGNGIDQTLEGIGASTNATTSWDRTNYATTLPVEHLPVIIGLEADRMRNLRLREEDRRPEMQVVMDEFFLAEDDPVSALDREIWATAYQAHPYHHSVLGWRSDVETVPISKLREFYDAYYWPDNATVTVTGGFRDEDTVLREIQSRFGAIPKAPQPIPVVRSKEPLQTGQRRFEMKRAVESGVVTIAFKSPEARHPDFPALMVLCDILANGQNSHFYEKLTETGLALDTTAAPMPTVDPSLLLITSELAENATHEKTEQGIRKILREIIDKGVNETEVRIAKTRLLAQAGFDLDGTHALDAVLTESIAAGDWTIYQTRGEALKKVSAADVQRVAKDWLREDRSTVGWLVPDEAAPAAKAAPAPEVAAAEIAPLLLPEPPPAAEAEGHKIASRVVRGTVAGLDLVVCPSGHNGVVHLTGSLHVGSPADQPVASFVAAMIERGTLKHDATKIGEMLDETGSTLEFDVRDGFLHFTGRCFADHLPRLLSLLAEQLREPSFPEKEVGLIRDQLLSEIALSRSNTGEQANLAFNRALHPAGHADRLPDADESAARIKAIRRDDLIAFHKQWFGPASAVVVITGDAQPGACRELVEKSFGDWSGGQPVPTGEPASAPTAPLEVKVPLPGKESVRVILGQPCQLSPGDEDALALSLASAALGDGFTSRLVHTVRDTEGLTYGVRCLLSTKAKGDSTWLITASFSPDLQERGIGSIRREFVRWHRDGITETEFLYRKSAMAGTSRVELATSGGLAASLHDCIRRGLPLEWIDEYPARIGALTREKVNAAIRKYVSPERMLEVKCGDLR